In Metopolophium dirhodum isolate CAU chromosome 7, ASM1992520v1, whole genome shotgun sequence, one genomic interval encodes:
- the LOC132948182 gene encoding cilia- and flagella-associated protein 20 produces the protein MFKNTFQSGFLSILYSIGSKPLQLWDKTVRNGHIKRITDNDIQSLVLDIVGTNISTTYITCPAEKTKTLGIKLPYLIMIVKNMKKYFTFEVQILDDKNIRRRFRASNYQSTTRVKPFICTMPMRLDEGWNQIQFNLADFTRRAYGTGYVETLRVQLHANCRVRRVYFSDRLYSEDELPAEFKLFLPVQSKVDHRQRVD, from the exons atgttcaaaaatacatttcaaagtggTTTCCTGTCTATACTCTACAGCATTGGCAGTAAGCCCTTACAGCTCTGGGATAAGACTGTTAGAAATGGACATATCAAACGCATTACTGACAATGATATCCAATCTTTGGTGTTGGACATTGTAGGAACGAACATCAGTACGACATACATTACATGTCCGGCCGAAAAAACCAAAACTCTAGGTATCAAATTACCATATCTAATTATGATCGTCAAAAATATGaagaaatattttacttttgaagtGCAG aTTCTTGATGATAAGAACATTAGACGCAGATTTCGAGCCAGTAATTATCAATCAACAACTAGAGTTAAACCATTTATTTGTACAATGCCCATGCGTCTGGACGAAGGTTGGAACcagatacaatttaatttagcaGATTTCACAAGACGTGCTTACGGAACCGGATATGTAGAAACATTGAGAGTACAATTGCATGCCAATTGCAGAGTCAGACGAGTTTATTTTAGTGATAGATTATATTCTGAAGACGAATTACCcgcagaatttaaattatttttacctgttCAAAGTAAA GTCGACCACAGACAGAGAGTAGATTGA
- the LOC132948181 gene encoding THUMP domain-containing protein 1 homolog, with product MAARPVKSYGKKKYNFKDNRFKLLPDMKGFLCTCNYGEKDCQKEAINLLREYSEEKDKPSEGTISTVEESAEIMDSLDTELASLSRKDNADWKKFTPSATGVGNCLFISTTVEDPCELMYKILEDIERTKVQKTKFLLRMLPILVTCKANITSITSASSIILPKYFSTEPTTFAIMFNHRYNNSVPRDKVIEELANQVVSFGQHTVDLSGGAKMTIIVEVVKSVCCLSVVRDYARFCKFNLLSVCGRPEKRTAEGENGDVEKSSSPKVKKQEENEQVKENSEEEKTESEPGEEITEMSEN from the exons ATGGCAGCTCGTCCGGTCAAATCATACggtaaaaaaaagtacaattttaAGGACAATCGTTTTAAACTTCTGCCAGACATGAAAGGATTTTTATGCACTTGCAACTACGGTGAAAAAGACTGTCAGAAGGAAGCGATAAATTTGTTAAGAGAATACAGCGAAGAAAAAGAC AAACCATCAGAAGGGACTATTAGTACTGTAGAGGAATCCGCAGAAATCATGGACTCATTAGACACTGAATTGGCAAGCTTGTCCAGAAAAGATAATGCTGATTGGAAAAAGTTCACTCCATCAGCTACAGGTGTTGGAAACTGTCTTTTTATCAGCACCACA GTTGAAGATCCGTGTGAgcttatgtataaaatacttgaAGACATTGAAAGAACCAAAGTGCAGAAGACAAAATTTCTTTTGCGTATGCTTCCAATTTTGGTTACTTGCAAA GCCAACATAACATCCATAACATCAGCCAGTAGCATAATATTGCCTAAGTATTTTTCTACAGAACCAACAACATTTGCAATTATgttcaa TCACAGATATAACAATTCAGTGCCGCGTGATAAAGTTATCGAAGAATTGGCCAATCAAGTGGTTAGTTTTGGACAGCATACTGTAGATTTATCTGGTGGAGCTAAAATGACTATTATTGTTGAGGTGGTGAAGTCTGTTTGTTGTTTGTCAGTAGTTAGAGATTATGCTCGCTTTTGCAAGTTCAATCTACTCTCTGTCTGTGGTCGACCTGAAAAAAGAACAGCAGAAGGTGAAAATG gtGATGTTGAAAAAAGTTCTTCACCTAAAGTTAAGAAACAAGAGGAAAATGAACAGGTAAAAGAAAATAGTGAAGAGGAAAAAACAGAGAGTGAACCTGGGGAAGAAATTACTGAAATgtctgaaaattaa
- the LOC132948623 gene encoding disks large homolog 1-like isoform X2, protein MPVCKQDETLRALALLEDYHAKLSTVPDNDLQVVMQLVIGVFKSRLFQALVDIQEFYELALQDESHSVTDEDLSIAQKYIMDQFDAKVGLSDLSFQPLETECHRDYKKKELVDISCQINGLSGHTGNQSCGDATEQESNLETDDETEYWEYDKITVERGSGGLGFSIAGGVDSESLVLVTRVSPDIGATGLRANDIILKVNDQSLEHVPHSFAVTALKNAGDVVTLHVKRRKKDAFVEPEKSYTVTEIELEKEDGGLGFTIAGGVGNVHLPGDSGVYVTKILEGGAAHKDSRMEVGDKLIAVKNTLNGDVDLENVTHEEAVAALKETGDKVILVIVKESLSMRYIKPKTPIKSSISSKSSSENISLMLEKVATIRRSDEGLGFNIIGGEDKEGIFISYVAPGSPADQNGILEPGDRILSVNAIDMLNATHDDAAIALKGDGPIVTIIAQQRPEEYHRLQIKLADIKEQLMKKAVVSSSTLPRPSQKLQLFVRALFDYDPNRDDGLPSRGISFTYGSILHILNANDDEWWQAKKLVPAGEEDRIGIVPSKKRWERKQKSRDRTVKFQGHVPVLIDKTSTLEKKKKNFALSRMFPFMRSKADRLECTGTDQDQEPILPYESVIKKTLNYSRPVIVVGIYKDKINDHLISEYPEEFGSCVPHTSREIRHGEVDGVHYHFIKSREQMERDIKEHLFIEAGQFNDNLYGTSLASVQEVAEQNKHCILDVSSNAIKRLQAADLYPITIFIKASSLDFIMKISDKMTEDRAKKIYDQEMKVEQDYNEYLTAIIKGDSFEDIFEKVKNVIDEHSGPDVWLPNKDLTI, encoded by the exons ATGCCAGTCTGTAAACAAGACG aaACCCTTAGGGCCTTAGCCCTCCTGGAAGACTACCACGCAAAACTCTCCACTGTACCTGACAATGATCTTCAAGTCGTTATGCAGCTAGTGATTGGCGTCtttaagtccaggctgtttCAGGCACTCGTcg atATACAAGAATTTTATGAATTGGCACTCCAAGATGAAAGCCATTCTGTGACAGATGAAGATTTATCAAttgcacaaaaatatattatggatcAATTTGATGCTAAAGTTGGTTTG AGTGATCTTAGTTTTCAACCATTAGAAACTGAATGTCATCGAGATTATAAAAAGAAAGAACTTGTGGATATAAGTTGTCAA attaATGGGCTGAGTGGACATACTGGTAACCAGTCGTGTGGCGATGCTACTGAACAAGAATCTAATCTTGAAACt gatgATGAAACTGAATATTGGGAGTATGATAAAATAACAGTCGAACGAGGCTCTGGTGGCCTAGGTTTCAGCATTGCTGGTGGTGTGGATTCAGAGTCATTAGTTCTTGTGACTCGAGTTAGTCCAGATATTGGTGCAACTGGTCTTCGtgctaatgatattattttaaaagtgaatGATCAGTCGTTGGAACACGTTCCACATAGTTTTGCAGTAACTGCTCTTAAAAATGCTGGAGATGTTGTTACACta CATGTAAAAAGGCGCAAAAAGGATGCATTTGTTGAACCAGAAAAATCGTATACAGTTACAGAAATTGAATTAGAAAAAGAGGATGGAGGTTTGGGCTTCACAATAGCTGGAGGCGTTGGTAATGTTCATCTACCTGGAGATAGTGGAGTTTATGTTACAAAAATTTTAGAAGGTGGTGCAGCTCATAAAGATAGTCGCATGGAAGTAGGTGATAAATTGATAGCTGTTAAAAACACACtg AATGGTGATGTAGACTTAGAAAATGTTACTCATGAAGAAGCAGTTGCTGCACTTAAAGAAACTGGCGATAAAGTAATACTTGTCATTG taAAAGAATCTCTTAGCATGCGttatataaaaccaaaaacaCCAATTAAATCCAGCATTTCATCAAAATCAAGCAgtgaaaatatatcattaat GCTTGAAAAAGTAGCTACTATCCGAAGGTCTGATGAAGGGTTAGGATTTAACATAATTGGTGGGGAAGATAAAGaaggtatatttatttcttatgtGGCACCTGGTAGTCCAGCTGATCAAAATGGCATTTTAGAACCAGGTGATCGTATTTTAAGTGTTAATGCAATTGACATGCTAAATGCCACTCATGATGATGCCGCTATAgctttaaaa gGTGACGGACCAATTGTTACTATTATAGCTCAACAACGGCCAGAAGAATATCATAGGCTCCAAATTAAATTAGCAGATATTAAAgaacaattaatgaaaaaagcTGTTGTGTCTTCAAGCACATTACCAAGACCTTCTCAAAAATTACAGTTATTTGTCAG agcTTTGTTTGATTACGATCCAAACCGAGATGATGGCCTCCCAAGCCGTGGCATATCATTTACATATGGTAGCATTCTACACATACTTAATGCTAATGATGATGAATGGTGGCAAGCTAAGAAGTTGGTTCCGGCTGGTGAAGAGGATCGTATTGGTATTGTACCTTCAAAAAAGCGTTGGGAACGAAAACAAAAGTCAAGAGATCGTACAGTTAAATTTCAAGGACATGTTCCAGTTCTTATTGATAAA acttccactttggaaaaaaaaaagaaaaattttgctTTAAGTCGAATGTTTCCATTTATGCGTAGTAAAGCAGATCGTTTGGAATGTACTGGAACAGACCAAGATC aagaacCAATTTTACCATATGAATCTGTTATTAAGAAAACATTAAACTATAGTCGCCCTGTCATTGTAGTTGGAATTTACAAAGACAAAATAAATGATCATTTAATATCAGAATATCCAGAAGAGTTTGGATCATGTGTACCTC atacatCGAGAGAAATTCGGCATGGGGAAGTTGATGGTGTTCATTATCACTTTATTAAATCACGTGAACAAATGGAGCGTGATATCaaagaacatttatttattgaagcTGGTCagtttaatgataatttatacgGAACCTCTTTAGCTTCAGTCCAAGAAGTTGCAGAACAA aacAAACATTGTATTCTTGATGTAAGCTCCAACGCTATTAAACGTTTACAAGCAGCTGACCTGTATCCTATTACCATATTTATTAAAGCATCTTCTCTGGACttcataat gaAAATAAGTGATAAAATGACCGAAGACCGTGCAAAAAAAATCTATGATCAAGAAATGAAAGTTGAACAagattataatgaatatttaacaG CTATTATAAAAGGTGATTCGTTTgaagacatttttgaaaaagtaaaaaatgttattgatgaACATTCAGGACCTGACGTGTGGTTACCCAATAAAGATCTCACTATCTGA
- the LOC132948183 gene encoding UDP-N-acetylglucosamine transferase subunit ALG13 homolog, translated as MSTKSVFVTVGTTKFNELIDSVTDRRTLEALKRNGYTSMTLQVGNGTFILEPSDVMEISSYTFKPDIGTDMINSDLVISHGGAGSIMQALDYGKPLLVVVNEKLMDNHQYELAEKLCEEKRLYYTTCENLCNCIENLDFSLLNSVKIDNSKKICKQIECYLKI; from the coding sequence ATGTCTACTAAATCAGTATTTGTCACTGTCGGTACCACtaaatttaatgaactaattgaTTCTGTCACTGACCGTCGTACCCTCGAAGCTCTGAAACGTAATGGCTATACATCAATGACTCTTCAAGTAGGAAACGGTACATTTATTCTTGAACCCTCTGATGTAATGGAAATCTCAAGTTATACATTTAAGCCGGATATTGGGACTGATATGATTAATAGCGATCTAGTAATAAGTCACGGAGGAGCTGGTTCCATAATGCAAGCATTAGACTATGGTAAACCTTTGTTAGTGGTAGTTAATGAAAAGTTAATGGACAACCATCAATATGAATTGGCAGAAAAATTATGTGaagaaaaacgattatattatacaacttgtgaaaatttatgtaattgtattgaaaatttagATTTCAGCTTATtaaattcagtaaaaattgataattcaaaaaaaatatgtaaacaaattgaatgttatttaaaaatataa
- the LOC132948623 gene encoding disks large homolog 1-like isoform X1, which produces MPVCKQDETLRALALLEDYHAKLSTVPDNDLQVVMQLVIGVFKSRLFQALVDIQEFYELALQDESHSVTDEDLSIAQKYIMDQFDAKVGLSDLSFQPLETECHRDYKKKELVDISCQINGLSGHTGNQSCGDATEQESNLETDDETEYWEYDKITVERGSGGLGFSIAGGVDSESLVLVTRVSPDIGATGLRANDIILKVNDQSLEHVPHSFAVTALKNAGDVVTLHVKRRKKDAFVEPEKSYTVTEIELEKEDGGLGFTIAGGVGNVHLPGDSGVYVTKILEGGAAHKDSRMEVGDKLIAVKNTLNGDVDLENVTHEEAVAALKETGDKVILVIVKESLSMRYIKPKTPIKSSISSKSSSENISLMLEKVATIRRSDEGLGFNIIGGEDKEGIFISYVAPGSPADQNGILEPGDRILSVNAIDMLNATHDDAAIALKGDGPIVTIIAQQRPEEYHRLQIKLADIKEQLMKKAVVSSSTLPRPSQKLQLFVRALFDYDPNRDDGLPSRGISFTYGSILHILNANDDEWWQAKKLVPAGEEDRIGIVPSKKRWERKQKSRDRTVKFQGHVPVLIDKTSTLEKKKKNFALSRMFPFMRSKADRLECTGTDQDHYMLCYTHEDPTSEGINLSSISIIELLVEEPILPYESVIKKTLNYSRPVIVVGIYKDKINDHLISEYPEEFGSCVPHTSREIRHGEVDGVHYHFIKSREQMERDIKEHLFIEAGQFNDNLYGTSLASVQEVAEQNKHCILDVSSNAIKRLQAADLYPITIFIKASSLDFIMKISDKMTEDRAKKIYDQEMKVEQDYNEYLTAIIKGDSFEDIFEKVKNVIDEHSGPDVWLPNKDLTI; this is translated from the exons ATGCCAGTCTGTAAACAAGACG aaACCCTTAGGGCCTTAGCCCTCCTGGAAGACTACCACGCAAAACTCTCCACTGTACCTGACAATGATCTTCAAGTCGTTATGCAGCTAGTGATTGGCGTCtttaagtccaggctgtttCAGGCACTCGTcg atATACAAGAATTTTATGAATTGGCACTCCAAGATGAAAGCCATTCTGTGACAGATGAAGATTTATCAAttgcacaaaaatatattatggatcAATTTGATGCTAAAGTTGGTTTG AGTGATCTTAGTTTTCAACCATTAGAAACTGAATGTCATCGAGATTATAAAAAGAAAGAACTTGTGGATATAAGTTGTCAA attaATGGGCTGAGTGGACATACTGGTAACCAGTCGTGTGGCGATGCTACTGAACAAGAATCTAATCTTGAAACt gatgATGAAACTGAATATTGGGAGTATGATAAAATAACAGTCGAACGAGGCTCTGGTGGCCTAGGTTTCAGCATTGCTGGTGGTGTGGATTCAGAGTCATTAGTTCTTGTGACTCGAGTTAGTCCAGATATTGGTGCAACTGGTCTTCGtgctaatgatattattttaaaagtgaatGATCAGTCGTTGGAACACGTTCCACATAGTTTTGCAGTAACTGCTCTTAAAAATGCTGGAGATGTTGTTACACta CATGTAAAAAGGCGCAAAAAGGATGCATTTGTTGAACCAGAAAAATCGTATACAGTTACAGAAATTGAATTAGAAAAAGAGGATGGAGGTTTGGGCTTCACAATAGCTGGAGGCGTTGGTAATGTTCATCTACCTGGAGATAGTGGAGTTTATGTTACAAAAATTTTAGAAGGTGGTGCAGCTCATAAAGATAGTCGCATGGAAGTAGGTGATAAATTGATAGCTGTTAAAAACACACtg AATGGTGATGTAGACTTAGAAAATGTTACTCATGAAGAAGCAGTTGCTGCACTTAAAGAAACTGGCGATAAAGTAATACTTGTCATTG taAAAGAATCTCTTAGCATGCGttatataaaaccaaaaacaCCAATTAAATCCAGCATTTCATCAAAATCAAGCAgtgaaaatatatcattaat GCTTGAAAAAGTAGCTACTATCCGAAGGTCTGATGAAGGGTTAGGATTTAACATAATTGGTGGGGAAGATAAAGaaggtatatttatttcttatgtGGCACCTGGTAGTCCAGCTGATCAAAATGGCATTTTAGAACCAGGTGATCGTATTTTAAGTGTTAATGCAATTGACATGCTAAATGCCACTCATGATGATGCCGCTATAgctttaaaa gGTGACGGACCAATTGTTACTATTATAGCTCAACAACGGCCAGAAGAATATCATAGGCTCCAAATTAAATTAGCAGATATTAAAgaacaattaatgaaaaaagcTGTTGTGTCTTCAAGCACATTACCAAGACCTTCTCAAAAATTACAGTTATTTGTCAG agcTTTGTTTGATTACGATCCAAACCGAGATGATGGCCTCCCAAGCCGTGGCATATCATTTACATATGGTAGCATTCTACACATACTTAATGCTAATGATGATGAATGGTGGCAAGCTAAGAAGTTGGTTCCGGCTGGTGAAGAGGATCGTATTGGTATTGTACCTTCAAAAAAGCGTTGGGAACGAAAACAAAAGTCAAGAGATCGTACAGTTAAATTTCAAGGACATGTTCCAGTTCTTATTGATAAA acttccactttggaaaaaaaaaagaaaaattttgctTTAAGTCGAATGTTTCCATTTATGCGTAGTAAAGCAGATCGTTTGGAATGTACTGGAACAGACCAAGATC ATTATATGCTTTGTTACACTCACGAAGATCCAACATCTGAAGGTATTAATTTAAGCAGCATAAGCATAATTGAACTACTTGTTG aagaacCAATTTTACCATATGAATCTGTTATTAAGAAAACATTAAACTATAGTCGCCCTGTCATTGTAGTTGGAATTTACAAAGACAAAATAAATGATCATTTAATATCAGAATATCCAGAAGAGTTTGGATCATGTGTACCTC atacatCGAGAGAAATTCGGCATGGGGAAGTTGATGGTGTTCATTATCACTTTATTAAATCACGTGAACAAATGGAGCGTGATATCaaagaacatttatttattgaagcTGGTCagtttaatgataatttatacgGAACCTCTTTAGCTTCAGTCCAAGAAGTTGCAGAACAA aacAAACATTGTATTCTTGATGTAAGCTCCAACGCTATTAAACGTTTACAAGCAGCTGACCTGTATCCTATTACCATATTTATTAAAGCATCTTCTCTGGACttcataat gaAAATAAGTGATAAAATGACCGAAGACCGTGCAAAAAAAATCTATGATCAAGAAATGAAAGTTGAACAagattataatgaatatttaacaG CTATTATAAAAGGTGATTCGTTTgaagacatttttgaaaaagtaaaaaatgttattgatgaACATTCAGGACCTGACGTGTGGTTACCCAATAAAGATCTCACTATCTGA